AAACCCACTACCAGTGGGATGAGCACCGCTCGTACGTTCGATTATAAAGCAAATTGGTTGCCCTTACCATCCCCAAAAGGGGATGCCGAGCAACGCCGCCTTTCATCCCACGATTGAAACCGTGGGCTTTCAGGCGGCTTTTTCTGTAATCCAAAATATGAACAACCTGAATGGCCGTTCCGGTCACTCTAAGAACAATTTCACCCAATGCACATAACCAAAACAAGTACTAAAACAGGCTGTCTAAGATTCTTAGAAACTTCTTCATTTGTCACAGACACCTCACAGGTCAAGATTCAATGAGGGGGATTACAGCCCCTCGTGCTCCCCCTTTTTCTCTAGGTCTCCTTTGGAAAAACTTCTATTCACCAACTTGAATGTTTATGTATTTTGAAATCAATTCTAATTATAATTAGATCTTTTCAATAATACAATCTATAATATATACTACTAATATAAGCTTATTTCCCAATTTTCTAACCTTTATTTCCTGAAAATGCTAATTAAAAAAGGGGGAGTTTTATTGAAACGCTTTGGTTGGCTTCGTTCGTTTCTGTTTCTAGCGCCCTTGGTCTTCGTCATGATGGCTTGCAATCAACAAACAGCAACCGCTCCCAAGTCGGATGCCCAAAAGGCAAACCAGGTCGAAATCTTCAGTTGGTGGACGGGTGCCGGAGAAGAAGACGGACTTAAAGCACTGATCAAGCTTTTTAAAGAAAAAAATCCCGACATTGAAGTCATTAACGCTGCCGTGGCCGGCGGCGCCGGTACCAACGCCAAAACGGTGTTGGCCACGAGAATGCAAGGAAACGATCCTCCGGATACCTTCCAAGTGCACGGGGGAGCCGAACTGAATGACAGTTGGGTCGCGGCCGGAAAAATGGAACCCTTAAACGATTTTTACAAACAACAAGGCTGGACAGACAAATTTCCCCCTGCCCTGATCGACCTTGTCAGCAAAGGCGGCAACATCTATTCCGTCCCAGTGGACATCCATCGCGGCAATGTGTTGTGGTACAACAAAAAAATCTTTGACCAATATGGTTTAAAACCCCCCACCACATTTGATGAATTTTTCAAAGTGGCGGATACCTTGAAAGCGAAAGGGATCACTCCTTTGGCGCTGGGAGACAAGGAACCTTGGACCGCTACCCAACTCTTTGAAAATATTCTCCTTGGTACCTTGGGTCCCAACGACTACGACAAATTATGGAAAGGCCAACTTTCCTTTGAAGACCCACGCATCAAACAAGCGCTTGCCACCTTCAAAAAAATGTTGACTTATGTGAACCAGGACCATGCCGCGCGTAACTGGCAAGATGGCGTTCAATTGGTCGGAAAAGGAGAGGCCGCCATGAACGTCATGGGGGATTGGGCAAAAGGATATTTGACCAATGATCTGAAACTGAAGCCAAACCAAGATTTTGGTTGGGCTCCCTTCCCTGGCACGAACGGCACCTTTGTCATCATCACTGACACCTTCGGCTTACCCAAAGGGATCAAACACCCCGAGGCAACCAAAAAGTTCTTGGCCGTACTCGGCTCGGTGGAAGGGCAAGATGCATTCAACCCGCTCAAAGGCTCCATCCCGGCCCGGTTGGATGCCGATCCGAAAAAATATGATGTCTATGGTCAACAAACCATGAAGGATTTCAAAAACTCCAAATTGGTTCCAAGCTTGGCACATGGCTCTGCCGCTCCGGAAGGATTTGTCACTCAATTCAACCAATTGATCAACACCTTTGTCACGCAAGGGAACATCGATCTCGCCATTCAAATGATGAAGCAAGATGCCACAGCCAACCTGGGAGTGAAATAACCATGAATTCCGATTCAGGTGGCAGGTTTCCTGCTGCCTGATTTTTCTTGAAGGAGGAACTTGTCATGGCTCAAGCATCTCCATTCACGACACCCCAAACCCACCCGAAAAAAAGAAGCGGACGAAATCGCGAAAAGTGGATCGCCTTCCTGTTTCTTTTGCCCTCGATCCTAGCCATCGCCATTTTTGTCTACGGTTTTATCGGTTGGACCGGCTACATTTCTCTGAGCAAATGGAACACCTTTGTCCAAGATCTCACCTTTAGTGGCCTGGACAACTACCGGTTCCTGTTCAACGACTTCCGTTTTCAGTCAGACCTGCGAAACACGATCATCTTTACCGTTTTGTTCACTCTCCTTTGTATTGGATTGGGGTTGTTTCTCGCTGTTTTGTTGGATCAAAAAATCAAATGGGAAGGTCTGTTTCGCAACATTTTCATTTTCCCGATGGCTTTATCGTTCATCGTGACCGGCGTTGTTTGGCAGTGGATCTTTAATCCGAGCACCGGCATCAACTTGATTTTGAAAAAAATCGGAATCACTGATCCGCCACTTTGGTATGTCCAGACCAGAGTGGTCCTCCCTCTGCATATTGGACAAATCCAGTTCGGGGTCCCAATGGCATTGATCGCCGTTGTGATCGCAGCGGTTTGGCAGTTATCCGGCTTCACCATGGCCATGTATCTGTCCGGCCTCCGCTCCATCCCAGATGAATTGAAAGAAGCGGCGCGGGTGGACGGGGCCACTGAATGGCAAACCTTCCGCTATATCCTATTGCCGCAACTCAAACCGATTACGTTTAGCGCCGTCATCATCTTGGGCCACATTTCACTCAAAATTTTTGACCTGATTTACGCGATGACCGGACCCGGTGCCGCTTTCGTCACCGACATGCCGGGCCTTTACATGGTGGAAACGACGTTTAAAGGGAGCCATTATGCACAAGGGGCCAGCATTGCCATCATCATGTTGCTGCTTGTTTCTCTCCTGATCGTTCCCTATCTGATCTTTACCTTCAGAAAGGAGGAAACCCCATGACCCTCTCCCGCACAGGTCAAATCATCCTTTATGCAATCCTCATCATTCTGGCCCTGCTTTTCCTCACGCCCATCTATATTATGGTCATTACCAGTATCAAGCCGATCAATGAAGCCACTTTATCCGGGATGTGGAAGCTCCCCAGCCACGTGGATTTGGAAAGTTACCAGATCGCCTTTGAGAAACTGTCTCCCAACATCTTAAACAGTTTTTATCTGGTCATTCCGGCCACCATCCTCTCCGCGGTTTTGGGTTCACTGAACGGCTATATCCTTTCCAAATGGCGTTTTCCCGGCTCCAATATCCTTTTCACCTTGATTTTGTTTGGTATGTTCATTCCATACCAGAGCATCTTGATACCACTTATCCAGTTTTTGCAAAAAATCCAGCTTTACAATACCATTCCCGGACTGATTCTCGTACACGTCGTTTACGGAATTCCGATCACCACCCTAATTTTCCGCAATTTCTACGCCAACATTCCGACGGAAATGATCGAAGCAGCCAAAATCGACGGTAATAGCATTTGGGGCATCTATCAGCGGATCATCCTGCCCCTGTCGATTCCGGGGTTTGTCGTCGTAGGCATCTGGCAATTCACCCAGATTTGGAATGAATTTTTGTTTGCTGTCACCATCACCAACACCTCGCAACAACCGATCATGGTCGCCTTGCAGAACTTGTCGGGCAGCCAGATCGTCCAGTGGAATATCCAGATGGCCGGTGCTTTGCTGGCAGCACTCCCGACTTTAATCGTCTATATTTTTCTGGGAAAATATTTCATCCGGGGATTATTGGCCGGATCGCTCAAAGGCTAGAAAGATCACGACAATTAAGAAAGAAAAATAGCTGAACAGGAGAATTCATCCATGAAACAAATTGAAGTCGTCGTCGCCGTGAAAGCTTAACTATTTGGAAGAAAAGAGAGAAAGTTAAAATATTGTGAGATCTATTTGGGGACATGCCCGGAATGCTGATGGCCGCCACCACCCGCAGTCGAAATGAGTGGACGTTTTCTCTCTTGGAGATCCGGTCAGAGAACCGGATCCTGGAAGTCGGCTACGGTCCCGGGGTGGGAATCTTTCAATCAAGCGAAGGGATTCAAGAGGGAAAGATTGTGGGAATCGATCCTTTGAAACGATGCGAAAGCAGGCGGAACGGCGCAACCGCCGGGCCGGCCGACAGGGGAAGGTGCGTCTAGTAACCGGAAACATCGAGGAGTGGTCCGCCTTTGAGCATTCCTTTACCAAGGTCTACTCCGTCAATTCCGCGATGTTTTGAACCGATCGGGTTCGCGTGTTTCAAAAGCTCCACGGATGGCTTGAACCGGAAGGACGGATCGCCATCACTTATCAGCCGTTGGGAAAGCACACTCCTGGGTTAGATGAATTTGCCGATCGGCTGATCGATGAATTGAAACAAGCCGACTTTGTTCAGATCCGGCGGGAAACGAAACTGTTAAGACACCGCGCCAGCGGTTTGCATCATCGCTGAAAAGGCGAAGTCGTGAGTTCTTATTCAGGTACGGGAGGGACTCATTTTCCGCCGAGCGACCTGCCGCTGCATGGAGCAGAGGCGGAAAATCGCGTCCCGACCCCCTGGGCAGGTTTGTCAGCAGCCTGCAAAGGCCGGTTAATCCGGCCTTTTCTTCTTATAAGGAGGTGAGGATATGGCCCAAACTATAGCGAGTCTCACCGTTAAGATCGGGGTGGATCTCGCCTAAAAAAACAAGCCACAGTACCTACAACAATCATGTAAAGGTTTTTAAAAAAGGCAGCCACTCACCGCTTTTTCTATTTTTAACCTGGCGACAGCTCTTGCAGACCGTTTCCGATGTATTCTGGGCTTCTACTTGGAGTACACTCTATAGTCAGAGGTTGAGAAAATTTGCTTTGCGGTGAGAACAAAAGCCGTATCTCATCTTATCCCTTTCCCCAGCTACCAGTGATTCCTATCGGCTTTGGACTCGGCCCTAGCTTCGTCAATTTTTTTGTTCATTTTGTTACGTTCTATCTCATGACGAATTCCCTCCAACTCTATACGAATAATTTCAATGATCTTGTCCAATTTCTCTTTATACTCCTCGAGCTTTTTGTAACGATCTTTCATAAAGACCCCTTTCTATGGTAAGTTGCTTAGCTAACTCCCTTACGGTCTGTTTAAAACAATGTCATTAATCGTCTCTCATCAACAGTTTCATTTTCTGATTATTAAAAATAATTATACCAGTTAAAAACCAATTATTCAAAGGAGTCTAGTGAGATTTGTTGGTACAAACATTTGGAACAGATGATCCAATAAAAAGAGCATGCAAGCCACTACGCTCCACACCTACCGACCATTCACAGCCTGATCCCGGCGGGACTCGATGTCTCAGCGTCTCGGCTTCATGCTCTTTACTATGTGATTGTTTCCTCAAAAGTAGTGGTTCATACTTGGGAGCCACCAGTATCCGTGTCAGTGCCCTTTAATCTTGGCGGGTAAAAAAATTCCCTTAAAAGAAATATCGGGCACCATACAGGCCAAAATTTTAGGTATGAGAGGGTGATAGAGGACAGAAAGAACACCACCTATCAAGGGAAAAGTCAAGGAAAATATGGAGAAGAAGCAAAGCGTATTTAAAATAATAACTGCTTCCTGGAGGAACAAAGGTGAAAGTGATACCCGGGAAGCAAGCGAAAGATAACTGGATGCCAAAAAAGCTGGATATAAGAAAAGATGAGAAGAAAACCATCCAGGGATCGCAAACTGGGCGGTTTTCTTAGTGTAGTATGCTAAAAAATGTCAAGCTACTCTTTTTGATCAGTATTCATCTCACCTTTAATCTTGCGGTAAAATTGGGCCTCTGTTGCAGAGTAGTATGGAATTAACCAAATAAATCCGACTCCTATAGTTAATAGACTTAAAAGTAACCAACCGATAAAGCTAAGTTGCAGTGCAAACAACTCCATCTTATGTCCGTTCATTATTTCACGACTTTTAGTTATGGCTTCATTGATAGATAATTCAGGGTGATCAATCAAAATATAGGGAGTCATGGAATAGGAAAACCATTTAATAATCCCTGGAATAATGAATAATAGACTCCACAACATCAAGTAGATGGACTGGATTACGTGCCACATTATTCCTCTGAGTAATAACTTTCCACTGGTAAAATAATAAAACAATTGTCTGATGTGAGCAGGTTGATTACGACAGATATTCAAGAAGATAAGAGATGTTCCAAGTATTAGACCTCCAGTTGTGAGTACATTCCAAATGAGTGAGACCCAATCAATAGCAGAGTGTTTAGGAAAGAAAACAATAGATGACTCTGTTTTTGGAGCAGAGTCTAAGAAAAGAGAGATGTCTAGATCCAAAGGAGCATCGGCAAAAAAGTCAAACAATGAATTGAAAAGAATATACAAAATAGTGCAACCAATCGCTAGCCCCCATTTCCCTGTTAATGATTCTCTTCCCAGTCTTCTAAGTTCTTTAAAATCCATGTTTTCCATAGAAAGTTCCCCTCCAGATATAAGCAGACGAGTTTTAGTAGGAACGGCATTACCAACTAGAGAAAGAAGAAGACGGAGCATGCCTAACTATAGGAGACCAACAGGTGTAGTTTCTTCAAAGATGCTCTCTCCTTTCTGAAAAATGGGCTTGCATAAATATCATTCGAATGTGAGTTTGATTTTGTGAAATAAATTTTCTTATATAAATTCCGAAGAGACAATCAAAAAAATCGTTCGCTTTGCTAGAGATAAAAAGCAAGCCGGTTACGAGAACATCTGGCATTATTGAATAGTAGACCCGCTTTGGGATATGCCACCGTCTTCAGTGTGCAACAGACGCTCAATGATGTCATTAACAACCTTGTAGATCCCAACAATATATATGTTCGTGCCGGTGCAGTAGGAGGAAATGGAAGTTTAGCGAAGCCTTTTGGTACAATTCCACAGGGTATTGCAGCCGTAAACCTCGGGGGGGCTGTTAATATTTTAAGTGGGACGTACCCTATAACTTCTCAAATTGCCGTTAACAAGTCCGGCATTACATTAAAGGGTGAATCAGGGACCGTTCTTTTATTGCAGGCGAACCCGAACCTGATTCCGCTAATGATCTTAGCAAACAATACGACCATTGATGGTTTAACCATCACAAGTGATATCCCTTATCCGAGGGAATTTATCCAAGTCGGCGGAGCAAATACCACCCTGATAAATAACACGATCTACGGTCTACCCCAAGCACCGCCCATGATAAACTGGGTAGTCAATCGAGCAGTGGTACCTCAGGAAAGTAATACGAATTTAACCGTCGAAAACAATACCTTCTATTCGCTACGTACTGGGATATATATCAATCCGAATGTAACCGGGGCCATCAATAATAATGTGGTTTACAATACTAAAGGTGGTTTCTTAGTGGATCGTGCGTTCACTACGTTCGTTGGTAATTCATGGGGAACTCCTGCCTATGAGTTTGATATCGTGTTACTAGCTGGCACCACTATGGGAACTCCATACAATGACCTGCCTGCATTAAGTGCTGCAATTAATGATGCAAGCATTTCAGATCAAAGGTGAAGCCTATCCACTCTGCTTTTCCCCTGTGCACCGCTTCGGCGGTGCTTTTCAGTTGATTTGGTCTGACTGGTCGAATTTTTTTTCTGTATCTTCCATTCGGTGTACTCACGATCGAGTACCGATTTCAGATCCGTAGATAAAAACGGGCACCAGAAGTCCTTTGATAATCCCCTATAAATTGTTTAGTCTTTTTCTATCTTCCCCTCACTGGATCATTCCAAATGCGTATTCAGATTGATGTTGAAGAATTTGATGGATTCCCGATCCTTCTCAAACACAGTGATTCCGGTATTATCTTGATGGATCCTTCTGTAATTCCTAAAAGGCATTCCGAGCGATCCAGCAATAAAGATACGGTTAACCGTATTATGAGCGACGACAAGAATTGTTTGCCCCTTATGTTTATCCGCGATTTCGTCAAAGAAAGCTTTCGTTCTGTTATAGATTTGTTCAGCTGTTTCTCCGATCCTCCCTGCCTGAGTAGTTCCCGGATCGTTCAGCCATTCCTCCCATGCTTCTGGATCTTCCTCCATAAACTGCTTTTTTGTTTTACCTTCCCATAGGCCGAAATCTGCTTCGATAATCCGCTCATCTTTTTCAACCGACAGCTGGTGCTTAGCTGCAATGATTCTTGCTGTTTCATAGGCTCGAGACAAGGGAGAAGCATACGCAGCAGCAAACGGCACTTTTTCTAAATACACAGCAACTAATTCTGCTTGTTTTCTTCCCTTATTTGAAAGTTCAATATCAGATCGACCACAATATCGGTTGTCTGATGCATTCCATGCAGTTTCGCCATGACGCAATAAATAAATCCTAGCCAACAACATTCCCCTCTTTCGATAAATAGCCTTTGTCTTGAAGTATCTCGATAAAACGATGGTAGTTTTCGTCGTATTGAGAAATGAGCTGTTTCGAAGGTTCAACTTGTTTTTCACAAACTGTTAACGCTTTTCCGGCCTCGCTTATACTTGAAAAGTAATTTTGCGAAGCTGCGAGAATTGCCGCGCCAACAGCACCCATCGTATGTCTCATTTTATAGATTGGCTTATTCAGAACACTGCTTCGGATGGTTAACCAGATATCACTGTTACTGGCGCCGCCTGCCGTGAAAACGGCACGAACCTGTTCACCCGAAAGACCCTCCATAATTTCATAAGCATAGCGTTCGAGATACGCGACTCCTTCCATCTTAGCGGCAAAAGCCTCTTCTTTTGAAAGCCCCTGCGGTTCAAAACCTCTTGCTTGAGGCGCGATGAAGGGGAAGCGTTCCCCTTCTTGATGCAACGGATAGGCCATAAAAGAAGTTGGAATGATGCCATCTGCCTGTTTATTTAGCGCTTCCAGATCGGCGTTTCCAAATTCCTTAGTGACCCAATCGGCTCCAGTATTACTCG
Above is a window of Polycladomyces subterraneus DNA encoding:
- a CDS encoding carbohydrate ABC transporter permease is translated as MTLSRTGQIILYAILIILALLFLTPIYIMVITSIKPINEATLSGMWKLPSHVDLESYQIAFEKLSPNILNSFYLVIPATILSAVLGSLNGYILSKWRFPGSNILFTLILFGMFIPYQSILIPLIQFLQKIQLYNTIPGLILVHVVYGIPITTLIFRNFYANIPTEMIEAAKIDGNSIWGIYQRIILPLSIPGFVVVGIWQFTQIWNEFLFAVTITNTSQQPIMVALQNLSGSQIVQWNIQMAGALLAALPTLIVYIFLGKYFIRGLLAGSLKG
- a CDS encoding carbohydrate ABC transporter permease, whose amino-acid sequence is MAQASPFTTPQTHPKKRSGRNREKWIAFLFLLPSILAIAIFVYGFIGWTGYISLSKWNTFVQDLTFSGLDNYRFLFNDFRFQSDLRNTIIFTVLFTLLCIGLGLFLAVLLDQKIKWEGLFRNIFIFPMALSFIVTGVVWQWIFNPSTGINLILKKIGITDPPLWYVQTRVVLPLHIGQIQFGVPMALIAVVIAAVWQLSGFTMAMYLSGLRSIPDELKEAARVDGATEWQTFRYILLPQLKPITFSAVIILGHISLKIFDLIYAMTGPGAAFVTDMPGLYMVETTFKGSHYAQGASIAIIMLLLVSLLIVPYLIFTFRKEETP
- a CDS encoding ABC transporter substrate-binding protein, translating into MACNQQTATAPKSDAQKANQVEIFSWWTGAGEEDGLKALIKLFKEKNPDIEVINAAVAGGAGTNAKTVLATRMQGNDPPDTFQVHGGAELNDSWVAAGKMEPLNDFYKQQGWTDKFPPALIDLVSKGGNIYSVPVDIHRGNVLWYNKKIFDQYGLKPPTTFDEFFKVADTLKAKGITPLALGDKEPWTATQLFENILLGTLGPNDYDKLWKGQLSFEDPRIKQALATFKKMLTYVNQDHAARNWQDGVQLVGKGEAAMNVMGDWAKGYLTNDLKLKPNQDFGWAPFPGTNGTFVIITDTFGLPKGIKHPEATKKFLAVLGSVEGQDAFNPLKGSIPARLDADPKKYDVYGQQTMKDFKNSKLVPSLAHGSAAPEGFVTQFNQLINTFVTQGNIDLAIQMMKQDATANLGVK
- a CDS encoding DUF975 family protein, with translation MENMDFKELRRLGRESLTGKWGLAIGCTILYILFNSLFDFFADAPLDLDISLFLDSAPKTESSIVFFPKHSAIDWVSLIWNVLTTGGLILGTSLIFLNICRNQPAHIRQLFYYFTSGKLLLRGIMWHVIQSIYLMLWSLLFIIPGIIKWFSYSMTPYILIDHPELSINEAITKSREIMNGHKMELFALQLSFIGWLLLSLLTIGVGFIWLIPYYSATEAQFYRKIKGEMNTDQKE
- a CDS encoding histidine phosphatase family protein → MARIYLLRHGETAWNASDNRYCGRSDIELSNKGRKQAELVAVYLEKVPFAAAYASPLSRAYETARIIAAKHQLSVEKDERIIEADFGLWEGKTKKQFMEEDPEAWEEWLNDPGTTQAGRIGETAEQIYNRTKAFFDEIADKHKGQTILVVAHNTVNRIFIAGSLGMPFRNYRRIHQDNTGITVFEKDRESIKFFNINLNTHLE
- a CDS encoding right-handed parallel beta-helix repeat-containing protein; the encoded protein is MNSRPALGYATVFSVQQTLNDVINNLVDPNNIYVRAGAVGGNGSLAKPFGTIPQGIAAVNLGGAVNILSGTYPITSQIAVNKSGITLKGESGTVLLLQANPNLIPLMILANNTTIDGLTITSDIPYPREFIQVGGANTTLINNTIYGLPQAPPMINWVVNRAVVPQESNTNLTVENNTFYSLRTGIYINPNVTGAINNNVVYNTKGGFLVDRAFTTFVGNSWGTPAYEFDIVLLAGTTMGTPYNDLPALSAAINDASISDQR